A region from the Lutra lutra chromosome 1, mLutLut1.2, whole genome shotgun sequence genome encodes:
- the LOC125083959 gene encoding proline-rich protein 23B-like has product MGSWPRSPSAYPEPCWGPPPGGPRPAKRRRTQEPAGLEGSLAADTLTSVVVLASGCALQLLLDDVDLVLEPEPTSALQVTVGELTLVLVPEALLRSGGQGHSPSSLERGAFPSAPEHDVAVERGLFCVSAPEMAAQEEAYEKDADREFLPPRMDPAAGSVPGLRPCAARVASPHPQGPTPGAWPWAPTPSPRRRSPLRYFNLDAHLLEPFPNSPLQPLPPSPSPGPHARPQRLPGPSRKARRRLFQE; this is encoded by the coding sequence ATGGGCAGCTGGCCTCGCAGCCCCAGCGCCTACCCCGAGCCCTGCTGGGGACCGCCGCCAGGAGGACCCCGCCCTGCGAAGCGCCGCCGAACCCAGGAGCCCGCGGGCCTGGAGGGGTCCCTGGCCGCGGACACACTCACCTCCGTGGTGGTCCTGGCCAGCGGCTGTGCCCTGCAGCTGCTCCTGGACGACGTCGACCTGGTGCTCGAGCCCGAGCCGACGTCGGCCCTGCAAGTGACCGTCGGAGAGCTCACCCTCGTGCTGGTCCCCGAGGCTCTCCTGCGCTCCGGAGGGCAGGGCCACTCGCCTTCCAGCCTGGAACGCGGCGCGTTCCCGAGCGCACCCGAGCACGACGTCGCCGTCGAGCGGGGCCTCTTCTGCGTTTCTGCCCCAGAGATGGCCGCCCAAGAAGAAGCCTACGAGAAAGACGCCGACCGCGAGTTCCTGCCGCCTCGGATGGACCCTGCAGCGGGCTCCGTCCCTGGGCTCCGCCCCTGCGCTGCAAGGGTGGCCAGCCCCCACCCGCAGGGCCCCACACCGGGTGCCTGGCCTTGGGCGCCCACCCCTAGTCCAAGGAGACGCTCTCCTCTCCGCTACTTCAACCTGGACGCCCACCTTCTGGAGCCCTTCCCCAACTCGCCACTCCAACCTCTACCTCCCTCTCCGAGTCCAGGCCCCCACGCGCGCCCCCAGCGCCTTCCGGGTCCCTCTCGCAAGGCCCGGAGGCGCCTATTCCAGGAATGA